The genomic stretch AACCCATGACAAGATTCTAGATGAATGTTATTGGGCCGAGAACAACTCTAAGCTttgcccaaaatattattttgggcccaaacactaGCCCATTGTATATTCCTTTGTAGTTTCCAATGAGTCTTTATCCATACAAAGAATATATTGTACTCTTTACacacaaataaaataaaggaaattcatttctacatggtatcaacTTTCTTGGATCCTAGAGTTTCGGTTTTCTTACCTATGATTGtgtcattcttcttcttcttcttttgtttatgtTCTGTTTGTCATGGCCTCTTCCTCCTTGTCCTCCATTCCGAATCCCAGCTACAAACTTCATTAAATTATCTTATTATAACTATCTCATATGGCTCTGTCAAATTATCTCTCTTCTTCATAAAGATTAGAAGAAATTAGAAATTTCAGTAACttcttctttctaattttaccatttttttttagagGATTAAAATGGATAAAcattatgttaaataatattaaatgttcaTAAGTTTCTAGTCATTGAACCTAGCCATTGTATATATTCCTTTTCTAACCATTGTACCTAGCCCATTGTATATTTCTTTGTAGTTTCCAATGAGTCTCTATCCATACGAAGAATATATTGTATTCTTTACACACGAATGACATCAAGGAAATTCATTTCTACATGGTATTAACTTTTTTAGATTCTAGGGTTTCGGTTTTCTTACCTGTTTGTCATGGCCTCTTTCTCCTCGTCCTCTATTCCAAATCCCACCTTCACAAACTTCATCAAACTATCTCATTCTAACTATCTCATATGGCTCCGTCAAATTACCTCTTTTCTTCATGGACATGGTTTGTGGTCTCATATTGATGGTCCGTCTTCCCCACCATCCATCCCCACACCCGATGCCAACCCCACAACCTTCAAGTAAGTCACAATTTATTCATTTCTTCCTTCAGCATATCTTGAAGATAGTAATCTATTTCAATCCAATCCATTGTATCAAACATTACTTAAAAGTCAAAAAAAGAGTTAAAAATCTTGACTCTAGTACCATGAACTTATATAAATTAGCAATTGGATTTACATAGCATTTGTCTTGATACCTTAATAACCAATCCAACGCGCTCGTTAGAGTCGTGAAGAGTGAAGCACAAGACTCCAAAGTCCAAAACAAGAGCTAGGGCTTGGGAAGCCAAAAACTCTGTGGGCCTAAAGCTTCGTTGGCTTTGACATTTCTAGCAGCTCAACAATAATTTAACGCCGACTCCTCCTTCACAAGGTCATCAGTTAAACACacacacctctctctctctctctctctcacaaagTCATCAGTTAAACACAACAATAATTTAACGCCAACTCCTCCTTCACAAGGTCATCAGTTAATCACAcacccccctctctctctctctctctctctcacaaagTCATCAGTTAAACAcacacccctctctctctctaaaactcttcTCTGTGTTTCTTCATCAATGGAGGAAGCTCAAACTCAAACCCTAACACAAACCCAGCTACCCAAATCCACATTCAAGAGGAAACACAGAAAAAACCAGCTAAAACCCCGCATGGGAAATGGGGTGCATGAATCTTTATCCAGCAAAAACTTCCTGCAGAGAGCTGCGGAGTCGACTCACGGAAGAAGCAGAAAACAGAGCATGAAGAGTGATATGGTCAACGATGTAAAGACTGCAAGTCGCGAGGAGGAGGACGGTGAGAAGGAGGAGGTGGAGAGGAAGATTGAGGCATTGCAGAGGATTGTTCCCGGCGGTGAGTCGCGCGGGGTGGACGAGCTTTTTGAAGAGACTGCTGGGTACATAATGGCGTTGCAGGGTCAGCTCAAAGCCATGAAAGAACTTGCCAGCTTTGTTGAAGGTttggagaaggagaagaggaagttTGGtggttgatttgattaattagtttttaattaattaaattatgggATCTCTTGCTGATTGGGAGTTTGGAAGGTTATTAATCTGGTTCCATGACAGACCAATGAAATCCTTTTTTTCTCCTTAAAATTTTCGGTTTTATTTGCTGGGTTACTTGggtaacttcttttttttctactttttcttttttaccttttctttcttctttataatgttaattttttgatatttttgtaaTGGATAGGAAAAGATCAAGGTTCTCTAGTACTAAAGAAATGATATATAATGCCCTTTTCAACATGAATGTCGGAATTATCGAGCGCTAACCGGTTGGTAATGCAACATGACTCGATCATAATTTGCAGGAATTTCATGAGTGCTGCAACTGCAGAGATGTGAGTGTATTTGGGAGGGCAAGGAGTTTGTGATTAGATAATGATATAATTTTGCATCTGGTAGGCTGCATGTCCCTTGGTGTCTCATGTTTACTTGgtctattttgttttatttggtttgtttgtTTACTGAGAAAACTAGTGGCAATTAGTGTCCTAAATACAGTAATTAGAAGATGGTTAGCATGTGGTTAGTGAGCTACTCCAAATGACTAAACTTTAATGCTACATATGGGTTTTGGCATCTCCTCGTATACATATATGAAACATTAATAAAATGAGGTCCAATTGGTGTCTTggctttaattaatttgaactaATGTTAATCAATTATTGTAACTAGCCTCCTTAGATTATATATCAAGTGCAACACTCAGGACAATGAGTTTAGTTTTGAATAGTTATAGATTATGAGAAGTAATCTCTTTCATGTGTGTATTACCATATGAGTTATAGGAGAAAGTGAGAAAGTGAATATCCTGGAATAAATACATAATTAATTATGAAATGTCATGTATCTTGAAGCGAAAAGAATCAAATTAAAGAACAACTATCGACAAGAGTGAACTAATAATGAGATTGTAAGCCTCATTCGAAAAGAGCCAAATTAGAGAGGAATCAAACAAGAAGAGACAATTTATAATGAGATCGTTACCTTAGTTGAAAAGAGCCAAATTAGAGAGGCGTAAACCTAAATTGTAGAGAGCCAAATTATAATGAAGATCATCAAAAACCTATGCTTGAATAGTATTTCTTGAGGTGACATACAATCATGTTTATATCTATATTATTAGATACTAAGTCACCATGCAATACTTTAATATGCGTGCGAGTACAACATTATCAAGTTAGTGATTTGgattaattttgatatttttcggTGAGAAGATCATGCTTGTCACCCACGATGTCGACTAATCTGATTCTTCTTTGAATTAGTTTTGATATTTTTCGGTGATTATTTAGTGATTTGGATTAATTTTGTATTAATACAACTTGATGATGTCATTACTTGTGACTTTGTGCacctttcaagtttcaaacgTTGATTTTGAACCTGACAAGTCTAATTAGACATGTTGTCAAACTATGTAAGTGGATTTGCCACTTTTTTCACATTCGATTACGGGCAACTTATGATCAAAATTAAACAGTTAGTTCTCATGAGTTTTTTAGTATGTGATCGATATTTCATTGTTACGTCgttgatatttaatttttagaaaatttcattttaatccttggcaaagaagatttttaagttaaaattatgagtaagatcaaaatctaattttagtccatTTATACATTAATAATctgatttattaattatatttttatttttttaattatttctctttttcttcataatttttaatgtattaattttatttcattttcattttatttattgtaatatattttgtttagataaattaatttttgttatacaatatatttcaatgtactttgtcttcttcatttaggtatattaaattcattataatacatttcagtgcatacatttaggtacacacatATCAGTGCATACATTTTGATAcaaatatttaggtacattaattcattataatacatttcagtcctaacatttcggtgcatacatttcgGCACACACATTTATGTAtagtaatttaatataatacatttcggtgcatatatttcagtactaacatttaaatacattagttcaatataatatatttcggtacacatATTTAGGTAgattaattgagtctttcaagttgaagaatgttaaataaaattaataaattaaaaaaactcttttttgttcaaaaataaattaaaatttgtatattaataaattaaaatttttaatgggagacattaaatCAAATGCACGTTAATTATTGTGAATTAATGACACATCAAGggattataatcaatatgtaatctaacaccacgtttattttaaatttcaatcttcttaaatgattaaagtttaaaaaaaaaaaaaccctttaattttaattagtttaacaattaaaaatttgatattaTCATTTTAGTTAATTATACTTTTTGTGTATAACTtggaaaaattttaaatttttccgTACAACACCACAAAAATCATTTATGAGTATTATGAACGCatttttaaactattttaaaagtattatAAAAGAAAGTGAGATAATCGCGCATCGTTTGAAATACGAGTCAAATCTTGGAGACATATATACAGATACATTGGACGTAGATCTAACACATCATCTACATATGGTGGCCATGGTTTTCCAATTTCATGTTGCGCCAAACAAGCAAAAGCAAGTTGAGACTTTGAGACGCAAAACTTTATGGGTGCAGTTGGAAAACCACCATCCAGTTGCAAGGGGTGCACGCATGTATACATGCAGGGTTATGGATCGTTCGTTTGCTTGCACTAAGAGTGATGAATTAAGAAAGATAAGaagaaacaaaggaaaagtGGTGGTGGAGGTGTTTGTCTTACAAGATataaggaaaaaagaaagagctctctctctctctctctctctctctctctctctctctctctctctctctctctctgcaaattGCAGGTGGTCCTCTCGTGGAACATTCATGGTTTATTAAACAACCTGCATGCGAAAGGAACAGCCCGCCCAGACATATATGTTGGACTTTGGACAACCTGTAACGATCTCTGTCTGTATCGCTGTAAATTTAACTTGTTTGTtgccattatttttctttaggtTTACGGCAAACCAAATAAATACTGCAGGCTTTGCCCATTCTCTTGTGTTTGTCTTCTGCCTCCCCTCTTCTCCatgctttctttgattccaaAGCTTGCCAAAGCTTGCCAACCAACACAAGATTGGGCTTGGTTTTGGTGGTTGTGTTTCAACATGAATTACAATGGGCCTCTACGAAATGTGAGCCTTATTTAGATTGTAATGAATAGAGTTGTTTTACACGGAAAATGATTTTCATACCCAATTCTCTCATCCCACAcacatttctttattttctagcCGTTAGATTGAACAATGTGCGTTTATGAAATGTTAGCTCACGTTTATATTTTTCTATTAGAGCATGTCCACCAGTTTAGAGCTGTTCACTAGCTCTCTCACTTCCCCACCCACGTGGCTCGTTGTGAacctttgatttcaattttttttatttaattcaacAACTAAGATTAATCAAACtctaaacatttaaaaaatcataaaaaaatacaaaaaaaaaaaaaaaaaaaacacttacaaagttcgcactttaaaaatcttacCAAGTTCAATAGACTTGCAAATTAAACATTTACAATTACCCAAAAATCTATGGCAATAATGATATGTGGGGATAAGACGAAGaaaccataaaaaaatatatgttagTGAATGGTAATCATTTTTGCTCTTGCCCTTGCCCTTCCTCCTTCCAAACTAGTGGACTTGCACAAAGCAATTACTGTTGAGAGTGAAAATTAAGGGCAATTTTATAGCCTTTGCCCTCGAATTGCCATTGTCCTCCACCGCTCCACCAGCCCTCCACCAACtggtggagatgctcttagtagAAACATTGGTAGGTAGGGGATTGCCTTAATGGTTAGGTATTTCTCTTACATCTCGAATTCTACCATTCCCCCTCTGACTAGCTTGTTGTGCACCTCTACCAAGAAAAAACACATTCCCACAACCACTGTCGACCCATTGCATTGTTAATATTTATGTATACaagtcacttaatactacgttttagtaataaaatatttaggccaaattttttttgtggtcCCTGTGGTGACACACCACTTTCAATGTCACCCTtattgtgaaaaataaaaactgttaATTAAACTCCCTTGGTGAGCCTTGTTAGCAATTGAGGTCCAAATCCAAACTTATATTAGTCTTTTGTTAAATAAACTCACGTGACTATCACATGGATCGGTCAAATACATCATTACAATCCAAATTACATCCTATTCCATGGACATCTAGTATGACTTAGGTATACGCTTGTTCTTTCTAGATGAGTTATGACATACACTTGTTTCTCTTGTGAGTTAAAAAGTTGGCATTTGATTCTAGTGCACAAAGCAAATTGAAACAAGTGAAAATGAGAGATAATTTACAAGAATAACTTAAAGAATTAAAGATAACGGGTGAGCGACATTGCAGTTTATGCATTCAGACGAGTGAAAGGCATTgcaaaattaaagaattaaagaCAATGGGTGAAAGGCAGtgcaaaaaattcaatttttgcaTTTGCCCTCTGCATATGAACTTCAAGAGTGTAAGAaacttaaataattaaaattcaaaaaagatcaagaaaaaaattgaaaggttgTGTACTGGGCAATTACGGCGTGCATCAAACCACACTATcaattaaagacaaaattaaAGGCATATATGCATTCAAACTGGTACAAATTGATACAAGAATGAAAAGTCAAGTAAGATTAAGATTCTAACTGATGGTCAAAGACGTGTTggcattgaaaataaaaacaatggtTTATTAGAAGTATCATTATTTCAAAGCGAAATTAAATCGCACTTAAGAAATTATACACGACCTCACTTTCACCTCTTCTCCTAGCCATTGACATGGTTTTACATGTTTAGTTTCACTCTTTACATTCAAGTTTTTTTCTGTGAAATCTCATTTCCGTTAAACCCTAACTCATACTAGATGTCCATAGAATAGGATGTAATTTGAATTGAAATGACGAATTTGACCCTTCATATGATAGTCATGTGACTTTATTTAACGGAAGActaacaaaattttgaatttagacCTTAATTACTAATAAGGCTCATCACGaaagtttaattaaaagtttttttCACTACAAGAGTTGCATTAAAAATACCGTATTAACACAAGAATTACGAAAAAAAATTGGCCAAATATTTAATATACGTTGCAACTTGCAAGTTAGAAAGTGGAAATTGTGAAGCATCATATTTTGTCCCCACGCCTTTTAACACGTGCACCGAACCATCGACGACTCTCAGCCGTCCGTTTCGTCATCAGAGATAATTAGATTCGATGCCTAATTAGTTCTACAGAAAAAGAAGTAACGGAAAGTTGTCAGCAGCAGAAGAAGAAACCCTAAAACTCTATCGCCCCCTGTTTAATTGGAACATTCTCATCCCACGCAGACGCGCACGCACGCAGATCACTCTACCGCCATTGCTGATTGCTTTCGGTGTTGggtttgttctctctctctctcttactgtCACTCTCGCTTTCGTTTTCTGGAATATCAAAAACTGCAAGAAAATTGGTTGGAGAAACTTGGTTGTGATTTTCTCGGTAGCCAAACAGGTATTCTGAAATTTTGTAGTTACGATTTCCAGATTGTgattggtttttgttgtttgtttgtttgtttgtgtgttttaggGTTAGAAATGGCAGAGAAGACGGTTGAAATCGTGGACGATCAGGCTGAGAATTTCTTCGATGCCGATCAGGCGGCGGAGTTGGGCCGCAAGGTCGAGGGTTTGGAGCAGGAGAAGCTCGAGCTCCAGCGCGAGAACAAGGAGACGAAAGAGAAAATTCAGGAACTGATGGCGGAGATCGAGAAATTAAAGAGCAGCGAGAAGGAGACGAAGGAGAGGCTCAGGGAGATGGAATTGGAGATTGAACGGACCGAGGAGGGGAAAGATGTGCTGGAATCGGTTGCGAATAGAGCGATGGAGCTTGAGACTGAGGTAGCGAGGCTCCAACACGATCTGATCTCCGCCATGGCAGAAGGGGAGGATGCAAATAACGAAGTGGCGGAGCTGAAGCGTGTGTTGGGCGAGAAGGGGGAGAAAATTGATAGCTTGGAGAAGGAGCTTGAGAGCCTGAAGAAGGCGAAGGCTGATAGCGAGAAGAGGGTTAGGGAATTGGAGAGGAAGATTGGGGTTTTGGAAGTGAAGGAGACTGAGGAGAAGAGCAAGAAAATTAGGGTTGAGgaggagatgagagagagactTGATGAGAAAGAGAGTGAGCTTAGCTTGTTCAAGAAGAAAGTGGAGGATTTGGAGTCGGTGATTGTGAAGAACAATGCTGAATTGGggaagagagtgagtgagaagcTCAATGTCGAGGCGGCGTTGAGGGAATCAGAGGATAAGTGCAGAGGCATGGAAATGAAGATGGGAAAATTGCAGAAGGATGTGCTGGATGCTGAAAAGGTTATTAATGGATTGAAGGAGAGGACTGTTGGGGAAATTAATGGGACTGTGAATGAAGTGAAGGAGATTTCTAGAGAGACAGAGTTGAAAGGATTGAGCTTGCCAGTTGTGGCAGGGTCCACTGGAGTCGTTGCCGCAGCAGCTGCTGTTGTCTATATGTTGTATGTAAGGCAGAGGTGATTGGACCGCAATGCGGCATAGAGGAAAAAATCTGGGCAGGCTTAAAGCTAGAGGTTAGGGTTTATTTGGTTAAGAGCATATGTCGCAGTTTTGTTAGAATTATGAATGCTTTTTTGTTGGCTTTTGGTTTTTTGCGAGCCTATCTTGTTAACTCTATCAGTTTGTGATGCTGTTTCGTTTAGCTTTTGCTTGCttggttggaaaaaaaaaaaaaaaaaactccatatatatatagtttcgAAGGATTTATCATACTTTGGCTATAACTATTCTGTATTCGTACCCTGTGTTCTCCAAGCCATATTTAATTGCTGGAATAAACAAATACTGCATGACGGTTTTTTGCTAATTATTTGATGGTTTGTAAGCACATTGTTAATCTGATATCTCGAACACGTAGGACTTTCACTGAATATGTTCAATTTCCTTGTTGGTGCTTTCCTTAAAGTTCCATTTAGTAGTTTTTGATGAAAAGCTGTCGTTTGATTAGAGTTGAACTAGTCATAAACCTGGTAGGTTGGGTTTGGTATGGTAACATGTTGCTCCCCCTTTATTCCCCCTCCCGGGGGGGGGTTGGGTTTGGTATGGTAAAAGGTTGCTCCCCCTTTTTTCCCCCTcccgccgggggggggggggggtgggggtggggttgTGCTAGGGCTTCTGAATTCTACTATTATTGTTTGCATTCAATTTTGGTTAATTGTAGTATACTCTCTTTCGAGGATCAGTAAATAGGCGAACATTCACGAAATCTTGTTTGTTCATGCTCATATTTATGCAAATTCGAACCCTTTTTCTGAGAAGTTGATCTTCTGTGTAGGTATAGACTCAAGCTGAGCAGTAATTCTTTGATTTTAATCGCTTATCAAGTCGTATCCATTTTAGTGCCTCATATTGTTTTGTTCCTGGACTTGCTTTTGCTATCAAATCGTTGATTCTTGTGTTCTAATAATCTACGAAAATTCTAGACTTCTAGCTGGAGTTTTTGATGGCCATCGGGATTTTGGATACGGTGCATCTGAAACAGCTCTCGATCTTACAGTTTTGATCTGGTCCTTTGTGAGATTGGCTTCACCGTGTGATTTGGGGCTAAAACTTACATGAAACCGGGCGCATAACCGCCCTCTGATCCAAGTTTCTCTCTTCCTTGAGTCCTTCAGACCTTCTTACTAACCAACTCATAAACTTGTGCAGAAAGCAAGTAGAACTGTTTTATCCTTTGCTTTGAGCACTCAATATTGCCTCTCGTTCTAACGGTTTTTTTAAggcttatttttttaatgaccCCTTCAACTCAACTTCAATTTCATTTTGTCCCTTCAAACAAAAAGTTCTCCATTTTGCACTTAGGAACTCGATAGTCGTTTCACTTTGGCGGAATCCCGTCAATTCGGTTAAATTGGCATCAAATGTGCTGACGTGCAAGGGTAGTATAGTAATTACAGCTTAGTTGGTACTGTTGGACGAGAAATTGTCCAGGGCAGCCGAAACTGATACGTAGTTTGCTTTCCTCGTCATTAATACCCACGCGTCTCTGGCGACTCTGAAATCCGACGAATTGGAGTAAGCGCTTCCTCTCCCAGTTGTTAGTCCTCTTTCGGTGCTCGACCACCCAAATGATCGATTTGGCGATCGGCGCAGATGGAATCGACCCAAATTTCGATGCCGTGAAATGGCGCGGCTCAGGGAGAATATGGTGGAGGCGGCGTCCGATAAGTTTGTGGTGGTGGGGATAAGACGTAAATGGTTGCTGGTCTCGGAGGAAGCGGTGCCGTGCTCAAGATCCCATGTCTGCAGGCTGCGGCTAAGCAGGCAAGCGGCCCAGTTGTCTCCACTGTCAGACCTTCAAACAATCAGGTTTGTAAAATTCTTAACTATTTAGTCTTTGTTTATTAATCTTAATTTCCTTCGTTGATGATtgcttttgatttgtttaatttgcGTAATGTTTTGATCAGAAGAACATGAAGATCTGAATCCAATCACAAAAACCCcgaatttcaaatatttttggtGCAGCATCCGGCGCCGAAGAGAGGTGCGATTGCTTTGGAAAGCCTTCACTTGACAATTTGACCAAATTACCCATTTCCCAAACTGCCACTTGGTGGCCACCTATGCACTTTTCAAGCCACATCATCAATTTTGACGGAATTGGCATAATTCGTTCAAAGCGGAACTAATATTGAGTTTCCCGGTGCGAAGTAgtgaaattttagttttaagggGCAAAGTCAGATTGAaattgagtgtcaagtaaattaTTATCGTATCATGGGCAgtaacatttaaaaattaacaCTCAAGCATAAACCTTTCTTTAGCATCAACCATCAATCATCAATGTATAGATGATATACATCGGGTAACAGATTCTTTAGTTCTACATTTAccaaatcaaaaattaaaaattgaaatcctTAGTACATACATGTCACTGAAAGGAATATAGAAGAACCGTTCACTAAATACGGAAAATATACCAGATGATGAAATTCACTCCACACAAAATCACGAATAACCAATCTCAAATCCTCAGCTGCCAACACAAAGTGAAGCTCTAAATCTCAAACACTAAATCGATTTAGGTAAAGCTGTGCGACCTTCATGGCTCAGTTGCACTAGCCGTAATGTTCTGTTTCTGAAGAATAGAGATCGAAAAAGAAAATACGGTCAGCCCAGAgtgttttgacaaacgatataATATTCTAGTGTAAAATCATCTAAATTACGAGAAAGATGATTTAAACTTGGGGGTGCAGAAGGAGAGATACACTGTTACAATCAACTTGACTAAGCTCATGTCCGTAGTCAGCCCAAAGTTTAAGAAACAGAGAGTTTTGAAGAGAAATGCAGTTGGCAATCAAGGAGATGTGCGTGGATGACTATCAGCCGTTGCTGGGCAAAACCGTTTCTATCAATGGCTGACAGTTGCTCCCACGCATGGCCGACTATCTCTAAGACAActcatatgtgcatgtgtgtgaccTTCTGATAGACCCATGCATTATAGGCCACCCACTAACTGTAAAGCCATGTTTATGATGCAACATTCCAATATACAAAAGTTTATATGCCAACACATGACAGCATATCCCAAAGCTTTATTAGGTCAGTTCACCtaaaaatacataaacattTTAAAGCAAAAAATAGCAggaaaattgatcaatttctTGATCCGTATAGATTTTGGTTCCTGCAGATTGAGAAAAATGTACAATCTCGTATAACATATGGCAGAAGGACAAGTTTTGACTGAAGAAAAAAAGCAGCAGGACAACTAACTTGAAACCGAACAGGTAGAACAACAAAGTACAGATAAACCCTAGCGAGTAGTAACTTAGCTACAAAGTATCCTCGGATcgaaacgaaacgaaacaaatcAAGGGCGTAGTTTGAACTTGTAATGCAACAGCTAACTATTTTCGGAAGAGTATTATCTTCAATTAATTACCTTAAATTATCTGTCAGATCTTCGGTGCAGAATTTCGAAAAGTCCACAGCAACTCATCCATGAAGTCGGATGCAGGGGGCGTCCGGCAACGGAGACAGTATACTGCTAACAGATAAACAAAGAAGTCGTCATTGATTTGAAAAGAATTTTATGTAAGCTACACAAGTTAGAACAACTTAAGCAAATCGGTTACCGGATTTCCCGTGCTTTCGGGGTTCACGGCCTTGCCATAATCTTGTCCGGCATCAGCTGATTCGACTACTCGAACCTCTTCCTTGTATGCAGTACCTGATGACTCCCTAGTTTGCTCTTCGGAAACCGGTAATTTTATTTCCTCGGTTCCCTTTGAGACAACATCTGCAACAGCAGCAGGAACCGGTTTCGACTCCACATCTGCTTCTTCAGTTCCTTTCGACTCCACATATGTTATGACTGGAGCACAATCGTCTTTCTTGCTCAACGGCAATGTTGATTCTTCAACCTCGTCGGACACCGAACCGGTTTCGACTGATGAAACCCCATTACTCTCTTCCACATATGACAATGTTTTTTCCTCAACCTGCTTCGACACCTCCTCCGTGATGGCCGGAGAAGATTCATCAGTCTCATCCAAAGACGTCAccaccttctcctcctccaccacctcctccGCTTTGGTTTCCTCCACAACACCACCTTGATCCAAATGGTTGGACACAGATTCAACCGTCTCAACAACCGAGACATCAACTTCTTCCGTCTTCTCCTCTACCACTTCCCCTGAATGATCCACTACTTGAGCACTTTCCGCCTCTTCATCCGAACTACAACTACTGGAACTCGAACTCGAACCATCAGCATCATCTTCACGGGTTTCCTTTGCCGGCTCGGAACCAGCATCGATGGTCACGTCCCTCACGGATTCAACCACAGGTTTTGAGTCCCCAACATCGCCCGGTTGAACATTTTCATCCCCCTCAAGCTTCCCATTTGAAGAATCCGCCATTTCGTTAAGATTTGCAGAAACTTTTTGCCTCTCTTCCTTCTCCGAATATTGATCACCGGCAGAATGATTTTGACAAGTTGCAGAGGCAGTCTGGCAACTCCTTAATTCTTTGTCTACCACAAAATATAGTCAAGTCAGAAACATTTCATACGTACTAGTTTAACAAAGTAGAAAGAGACGGAAAAAATTACAGAGGTATGAACGGGAAACAGTAAGTCAACCTATGTGGAAACCAATATCCAATAGCCAAATGGcaatttaacaaataataaagGGCTGTGCTGTCTATACACTCTTTATTACATCTCACACACTAgttattaatttatgttatttaatcttcttcaattcattagATTCGTTGGTTGAAAATTGAGaggaatatatgaaaaataaaaaagaatgtgtaGATAACACACCCTATAATAAAATGGAACCCGAGAGAGAGAACCTTGGAGTGggggttgttggggttgaaGGGTAGGTGGAGATTGACGGattgtgtttttggttttcttcttgGCAAGtagttttggtttgattttcttAGGACGTGGAGGCATGGTTTAGTGTTGTTGACTGGTTGCCAagtatttatagagagagagggagcagATATAGAATGTCGGGTAGGGAAGTTAAAGATGGTGGAATGGTATGCACGTATGTATACAACTACGAAGGAAAAGgataggaaagaaaaagaatacaaTGAGTTTTT from Pyrus communis chromosome 7, drPyrComm1.1, whole genome shotgun sequence encodes the following:
- the LOC137740834 gene encoding transcription factor PAR1-like, whose amino-acid sequence is MEEAQTQTLTQTQLPKSTFKRKHRKNQLKPRMGNGVHESLSSKNFLQRAAESTHGRSRKQSMKSDMVNDVKTASREEEDGEKEEVERKIEALQRIVPGGESRGVDELFEETAGYIMALQGQLKAMKELASFVEGLEKEKRKFGG
- the LOC137739514 gene encoding peroxisomal and mitochondrial division factor 2-like → MAEKTVEIVDDQAENFFDADQAAELGRKVEGLEQEKLELQRENKETKEKIQELMAEIEKLKSSEKETKERLREMELEIERTEEGKDVLESVANRAMELETEVARLQHDLISAMAEGEDANNEVAELKRVLGEKGEKIDSLEKELESLKKAKADSEKRVRELERKIGVLEVKETEEKSKKIRVEEEMRERLDEKESELSLFKKKVEDLESVIVKNNAELGKRVSEKLNVEAALRESEDKCRGMEMKMGKLQKDVLDAEKVINGLKERTVGEINGTVNEVKEISRETELKGLSLPVVAGSTGVVAAAAAVVYMLYVRQR
- the LOC137739481 gene encoding probable GPI-anchored adhesin-like protein PGA55 isoform X1 codes for the protein MPPRPKKIKPKLLAKKKTKNTIRQSPPTLQPQQPPLQDKELRSCQTASATCQNHSAGDQYSEKEERQKVSANLNEMADSSNGKLEGDENVQPGDVGDSKPVVESVRDVTIDAGSEPAKETREDDADGSSSSSSSCSSDEEAESAQVVDHSGEVVEEKTEEVDVSVVETVESVSNHLDQGGVVEETKAEEVVEEEKVVTSLDETDESSPAITEEVSKQVEEKTLSYVEESNGVSSVETGSVSDEVEESTLPLSKKDDCAPVITYVESKGTEEADVESKPVPAAVADVVSKGTEEIKLPVSEEQTRESSGTAYKEEVRVVESADAGQDYGKAVNPESTGNPQYTVSVAGRPLHPTSWMSCCGLFEILHRRSDR
- the LOC137739481 gene encoding probable GPI-anchored adhesin-like protein PGA55 isoform X2 — protein: MPPRPKKIKPKLLAKKKTKNTIRQSPPTLQPQQPPLQDKELRSCQTASATCQNHSAGDQYSEKEERQKVSANLNEMADSSNGKLEGDENVQPGDVGDSKPVVESVRDVTIDAGSEPAKETREDDADGSSSSSSSCSSDEEAESAQVVDHSGEVVEEKTEEVDVSVVETVESVSNHLDQGGVVEETKAEEVVEEEKVVTSLDETDESSPAITEEVSKQVEEKTLSYVEESNGVSSVETGSVSDEVEESTLPLSKKDDCAPVITYVESKGTEEADVESKPVPAAVADVVSKGTEEIKLPVSEEQTRESSGTAYKEEVRVVESADAGQDYGKAVNPESTGNPYTVSVAGRPLHPTSWMSCCGLFEILHRRSDR
- the LOC137739481 gene encoding probable GPI-anchored adhesin-like protein PGA55 isoform X3, translated to MADSSNGKLEGDENVQPGDVGDSKPVVESVRDVTIDAGSEPAKETREDDADGSSSSSSSCSSDEEAESAQVVDHSGEVVEEKTEEVDVSVVETVESVSNHLDQGGVVEETKAEEVVEEEKVVTSLDETDESSPAITEEVSKQVEEKTLSYVEESNGVSSVETGSVSDEVEESTLPLSKKDDCAPVITYVESKGTEEADVESKPVPAAVADVVSKGTEEIKLPVSEEQTRESSGTAYKEEVRVVESADAGQDYGKAVNPESTGNPQYTVSVAGRPLHPTSWMSCCGLFEILHRRSDR